Genomic segment of Bemisia tabaci chromosome 9, PGI_BMITA_v3:
ttgacttagtttttgcatatttttactCATGTTTGCGGAACATTAATAAACATCCTTAGTCATCTTGGCTTGAAATCTCAAGATTAGAAGTGacttttttgtgtcaaaagGTTGGCAACCCTTTCGGACCCCGacagctccatatttcgacaagtCCGTACTCTCTCTGTATAGGTGCTCTGGACGacagtatacagggtgatctaggGATAAACGGCCGGATTGCAGGAGCCGAAATACATCCAAATCCCCTCTTCAAattaagattttgattttttttagatcacctataaattcagggcataaaagtacaggaTAGTACAAAAATTGTTATGAAATTTGGTTcaaaaccgttgccaaaattaaagaaaaacgaTTTACCCTCCGCAATTTTGGGAGGCCACAGTTCCGACTgagggcacttttggaaaaaaaaaaaaaaaaaaaaaaaaactttatacaacaaaTAAGTCTCCTTTGAAATTTGATCCGTAAAACACGCTCCTGTAGCCCGACCGTTTAACACTGGATTACCCTGTATTCGTGTTCTGGACGACAGTACATAGGTACGGCtttatgattttttacatgctttGCCTGCTAGTTCAGCTATTGTTGCGCTTGAGCTTTAACGGAACATAGTTAAATGTCCAAGAAATCAATACTCACAACATCCCAAAACCAGCAGTTGAATCCAAAGTTGACGTGGAAGTACTGGTGATGGTTGTCATGGAACATACAGTCAGGCTGCCACGGCTGCCACCAGTGAGATTTGAACGCCACACCGGAGTGCTGGACCACACCGTGGTAGTACGTGTACGCAGTGAGGAATAAGAAACATGCTTCAAACAAAACCAACAAATCCTATTTTATTATCAAATATCGGAGAATTAAACGCAGGatagaaaaaacagaaaattacaCGTCGATTATTTTATTCTGCGCTACCCTTACACAATTAGTTGTTCACTGCACAAAAAGTCTTTTAGATCTCCGAAATTCAGACCcttaaaaatttgaccagaaaaaatactcttttttcgatcggatttttgcttgaatcgagagccagaCCTCTTACCTTAATTCAGgatttcctattgattgaagcaaaaatccgattgaataagtttgttttttatagagtttttttaagaatctagATTCTCTATCCAAGAGacgttttttcagtgtgcggatgaacgtaactccatcccagtgttgtcaaatttcatcaaacaatttttatttttactcgaaaacgGCTGGACATTTTTTGTTGAGAATTGCACAAATTTTTCCATGAGTTTACATACATTGAGCATACATTTCATAGAATTCTatcaaaaatcatgttttttgtaagaaataaaGAATCCTTTAGGcagattttgcaaccatggaatGGAGGTACGTTCCCTCGTCTGGAAAACGTCAGAGTGAAGCATTACATACTTGAAGTTAAAACGCCCATTCAAAAAAGCCATTCAAGGCACGATGGGAAAACTGGTCatgataaaatttcataaaataagtGGAGAATTTTCCAAAGTCGAAAGCTTTCATGTGAAATCAGTTTAATTTTGTGTGAAATATTGTACCGAGTGGCACCATTCTGTGCATGCATgatctaagattttttttcatgaaggtCTCCCACAATTGgactatacattttgcaattcggaactataaattctggcctagtttaaaaacaacgtatgttccattagtttccctatgcacataagtgttttttcagacgagccagaatttataggtccaaattgcaaaatgtagtccaattatgaaCAGTATTTTTGTTCACTGGGGAGTattttcttcattaatttttcaaaaactgcatctATCGCAATGGACTAAACAAACCAGGCAGATTACTAAGGTATCCCAAAAGTAAGTTTTCCTTCTTAAAGCTTAAAAATTACAAGAGATAGAACAGGCTCGTAAATTCAGCCATAAGTACACTCACAATAATGAACAGGAATTGAAAAAGCTGGCACGGCAAGAAACAGTTGAATGTGTATCAGCTCCACAGGATGCATCGCAGTGACCGAGAAGGCCGTAGGCTGTTTGTACCGGTGATGTATTTTGTGGAAGTTTTTGTAGAAGAAAGGCGTATGGTAAAAGCGGTGGAGCCAGTATGTGACGTAGTCCTGTATTGTGAAATAATATGTGATAAATATCTACATCACGAAAATTGAATGAACATGCAGTTggagaatatttcaaaataaccTATACGTAAATTACGAAAATGAGAAAACGCCACTTTGATGACCAAAGTgaaaaaccacgtatatccattgtggtgtttcaaaattttcgttcctactttattttccgGAGAAGGAACAAGGCTACTTTGAAGGTTCTCATAAagatttaattatatttttatataATTAAATCACTTTGAATTTGGAATTGATCAGTTCGAAAGAACTGATCGATTCCAAGATGAATAGAGTTGTTCTTTAGACTCACACTTATTGAAACAATAATACAATTATTAAACAATTATAAGAGCTGTGTTAAATATTTAATCTTGTTCAATCAAAAATTTAgcaagaaacctcgaattttaATTCGGAGGAGAATTTGTGATGATCAAGCTCTTTTTCAAGTGCTTAGGTAaatggtaaaattttccttaattGCCAGCCAtttgttttctaattttttaattatatcATTGCTTAAATTTTCTCAATAGTTTATATTAATTTGCTCTTGATCAAGACCAACACTCAACAGTTTGGTTGGGTATCGCCTCTTTttagtatactgccgtgctaaggaaaaacgccatatgaatcttcaggcgttgccaaactttctttgataaaacacgaatttcctggcactcttgtaaatattttccttccaattttcagattattttgttcgcaatttcacctcaagtccttgaaaaattcaagggaaaacattcataactttcttcaaaaatgaacattttattgaaggaaatttggcaactctcgaatgtttatacggcgttcttccttaacccGGCAGTACGGGCAAGCGCGTCAAATGAGataaactggactacattttgcaatttggaactataaattctagtccggttgaaaaacaacgtatgtgccattagtttccctatgcacataagtgttttcctgaaagaaccagaatttatagttccaaattgcaaaatgcagtccaacaaTGATTGTTCCTTGGTTTCAATTTTACGGGGAGGTTACCTGGTAGAGAAACGTTACAGCATATTGAAGGATCGTCCACCAAAACGGGTAGTCACCTAGATCATAGTAGATGCTGCATAAAGATCCTCCATTGTAGATGTAGCATGAAATGAGACCAGAGACTATATTGCAGTAGAATAGAGCTTTGCATCCAACTCTCAGCTCATCTATTTCTAAATTCGTTGGAAGGAACTTTTTCGGCTGGCATTTCCATTCTTCGGCTTTCTCTCTCTGCTTTACGTAATAGTGATACTGTTAAGACAGGAAAAAGTCTGTCACAATAAAAAATGTTACATGTTCAAAGACGGTTTTTATTCTCTGTTCATTCCTTTTTGTGCATTACCTACATAAGAACACCGATGACCACTATTACAGAGACCAtcaaataatataattttttggatttataattttcctgttcGATTAAAATTAAAGCTACAGATCTATTAAGTAATTACAAATACGCGAGCATGCTGTTTTTACATTTCCGCATCATGACTTACAATATTTATTGTTATAAAGCTAAGCAAGGATGCCCACAACGCACACAAAGAGGAAACTCCTTCATTTGACGAGATAGGCAAAACGGACTCCCGAGTGTTGAAATAGTGGTATCGTATCCTGCCGTTTAAATGAACAGGCTTCCTTGAAGGGGCAGGTACCTATCATGTTCAATATCATTCATTATTCAAGCTTGAGAGAGCTCAATTTATTCACAGTTTGAAATAAAGAAGATTCGGTGATGCTGTAAAATATATAATGATTTAATCCAGTGATATTTAAACTTCATTACGTCATCTTAAAAGGAGTCTTACTTACGGAGATGTAATAAACAAAATTCTCATTATTGTTaccaaattgaaaataatttattaattacATTTTGATTTATATTATGTTAATTTAGGCAGGTAAGAGGGTTGAATTTTGGAATTTAGCGGAAAACGTTTATTTTCAACTCAAATACGTGATGGAAAAATTACTAGAGCACCTAGGGTAAAGATTAAGACAATGACTCGGGTAGataatgtattttttcttcaaaaattaagttatagttttcgagaaattccaaGATACATCAAAGGATCTAAAGGATCAAATGTACTTACGTGTAGGAAGCCACCGAAGATGAGATAAAACGAAAAAGCAACTGTTTCGCTTAAAATAATGTGAAAAAGAAGATCCTTTAAGCCTATCTTTTCCCAGATTTCGCTTGGGCCTTCGGTCAAATTGTTTAGCTCTGGAAGTGCAATGTGTGTATCAAGTGACGGCAGACTTGGACGCCAAGAAACCTTCAGAAGAGTGAGAAATAAGAGGGCACTGcctataaaataaaacaaataaaaattgtagAATAAATATTCAAACGTAATTGAACACGGCATGTGTATTTTTTGCGATATCTGATATAATTGAAACAAAtttgaaagttctcaaatttagCCATAAATTATTATTACTCGAATTTTCCATGAATTCTTTCCATGGGCTCAACCTAGACATAAGGATCTGCATAAACTGTCttacattaaggtgattcgatggacaccatattttgtgtcagaacgccatgcaatatatcgcatcgattggttgcattttttaagctactcctaatttttctcgaattttgacgTCGCAATTTTGTTGCcggagactaaaaaattcacttaccaattttcacaaacaaattcaacgtaccTATCAATTaagggcgtggtttttttagaggaaaaatatcgcattcgacactgatatcggaactgcactcgaatgcgatatttttcctctaaaaaaaaaaaaaaaaacgacgcctttaatacgttgaatttggtTGTCAAAATTGATATGTGAATTCTTTAGCctcctggcaacagaattgcgatcgcaaaatgtgagaaaaatgacgattagCTGAAGAAATGGGACCAAtcgatacgatatatcgcatgtcgttctaacacaaaatatggcatccatcgaaaTACCTTAATTTTACTCAAAACATTTTTCCCACTCATCGATTGTTTTCGGAATCAGAGGTCTAAACCCTCTTTGTTTTTCCGTCCATCCCATCCGAATGACTTGTTTTTCGCCCTCACAAAAGTTGGAGATCATTCCCCATCGGTAAAGAGTCAATGAGATACAAGAATCCATAAAGGATGCGCAAATCCCAACTTCACCCGAGGATAATATCCGTCGGTAGAAGTTTCGATCTAACTGTATTTGAGGTCGGAAAAGTCCCGTTCATATCCTGCAAAATTAATGCAGCCTCTTTCAAAGTGTGAAAGTCAGACACTGTTTACATGCATTCGGAGTAAACTTCAACAAAACATACAGTGTTGCCGCATCTGGTCAAAGCGTCTCCACCCGAAATTAACCGCGTAGCTGTTCCGAGATAAATTATATTGAAGCATTTTCTCGTCGGATACGTCAACGCTTCGCGTGGACGACAATAATTTCGCTGAAGTATTTACATAGAGCGCGATATTACGGAATAGGTCGCATTACCGATGCGAAAACTGAACAACAGAGCGGCCGAGATTGAATTTTTTGACCTGTCACGTGGAGAGTTCGTCGGAGTCCATGGTCCATGCACAGCCCAGGCTCAGTTGGTGCTTCTAAGAAATAGAATTTGAAATCGCTAAATTGCCACACAATCAGCATTGAAATCGAGAGGGTATTAGTGCGGTCGTTGAATGATCATTTGGTTACTAATTCCGGAAAAATTACTCGCTGAAAATCGAAAGCCATTTCGTAACAGTTTAAGGAAACACCAACAGCATGTCGTTGAATTTGCTTTGCTAACTGTAAGTATTTCGTCATTATGGTCGCTTTATCAGTTAAAACAACTGCGTGCGAAACCGTAGAAATTACTCAAAAGTACAGTCATTGTGAGATTTTTATGCTTACAAAAGTGTAGTCAAATTGGTCCCGGGTCAGTTGACCTAAAGATTTTTGGCCTATACTACGTGACACTTGACCTACGACATTTAACCTACGTTATTTCTTACCTTCGTTGTTTGGCCTACAATACAATTTGACCTACGCGCTTTTTTACCTTACGTACATTTGACCTAATCCTGTTGTTGTGGTATTGACAatgatttgaattttattttgcaacaaGAAGCcaaaatttctagctcatctatAATATAATCAATTCGCTTAGAATGATAAATGACTATTATGTTACTtcaaaaatgagacaaaaattgtTTATCGCAAAGTATGGTCCAACTAAACGCATTTATAATGAAAATAGCCATGGGccaatgaattaaatcaaaagagcTTATGACTTGTAATATCGATGCCTAAAGAGCAGAACCACGAATTTTCATGGCGaggcttcaaaattttcgctccttcTTACTTTTTTCCATTCCGCAATTTACTATTAACCATATAACTTGGTGGAGAATAGCcctacactaccgtgctaaagaaaaacgccgtatgaacattcaagagttgtcaaacttccttcactaaaatgtttatctgtgaagaaatttatgaatatttttccctgagattttcaggaacttcggggaaaattaagaacaaaattatctgaaaaattggaagacaaatattcataatttcacgGGGGAAGTCGTGttatatcaaatgaaatttggcaacgcctgaaggttcatatggcttTTTTCcatggcacggcagtataagtcGGAAACCTATAGTGATATGAGGAACCAACTCATTTTTTTGTAAGAACGGCTTCAATCTCCTTCCCTATAGCTCCACGCTCAAAgcaattatgaatttttctcgctCAGGACGGCTGTATGCACAGTTTGCAGGCAAAGGAAGGACGTTCAAACAAATCTCCGTGACGGTATCACGGCGCCGCGATGACATGGACGACGGGTGTCATCAGCGAGTCCTCATGAATTTTCCCCGTTTTCATTTTCGTCATCACTTTTGATTCGATCTCGCTTGAAAATTGCACCTCCTCCCACATGCCGGCCCTCCCCGGCTTTGAATTTCGAATCGACACATTTTGCATTTTCATCACCTCTCTACGGATGATGTTGGGCCCTGGTCTGAGGTCACGGGTGAATAATAATGCCA
This window contains:
- the LOC109030394 gene encoding uncharacterized protein, which gives rise to MIVDKLKAGFPECSPEVLSRLFVPAKFAWSIVAPNLCSYLVPVCILFFGISANGSALLFLTLLKVSWRPSLPSLDTHIALPELNNLTEGPSEIWEKIGLKDLLFHIILSETVAFSFYLIFGGFLHYHYYVKQREKAEEWKCQPKKFLPTNLEIDELRVGCKALFYCNIVSGLISCYIYNGGSLCSIYYDLGDYPFWWTILQYAVTFLYQDYVTYWLHRFYHTPFFYKNFHKIHHRYKQPTAFSVTAMHPVELIHIQLFLAVPAFSIPVHYSCFLFLTAYTYYHGVVQHSGVAFKSHWWQPWQPDCMFHDNHHQYFHVNFGFNCWFWDVLHGTFRKKDRIYTEDIYGGKGKPLAAANSSEIANEIEERQCENPLAYRSNKPDYILLDADIKDVSTEATVSKRHSTKLEVQND